In Qipengyuania psychrotolerans, one DNA window encodes the following:
- a CDS encoding alpha/beta fold hydrolase produces the protein MTASKNEPMTATVELIEAGGRTLRVAHWRLGEKSDYPPILFFNGIGANIEAVAPLAEMLTERAFVMFDMPGTGESPDPVMPYNPFTMCWTATQILDQLGVGTVDVMGVSWGGAMAQHFALQHPRRTRRVVLAATTAGMLMVPGNPAALSKMADPRRYIDAKFMNEHFATLYGGVDQDGSAHQKDSHIGRLKPPSPRGYVYQLLAMLGWTSLPALPFLNKEVLIMMGDDDQIVPLINGRILASVIRNARLEVMKGGGHLFLLTHADESVDALRTFLDGPDTESETRRAA, from the coding sequence GTGACCGCATCGAAGAACGAACCAATGACCGCCACGGTCGAATTGATCGAGGCTGGCGGTCGCACGCTGCGTGTTGCACACTGGCGGCTGGGTGAGAAAAGCGATTACCCGCCGATCCTGTTTTTCAACGGGATCGGAGCGAACATAGAAGCCGTCGCACCGCTGGCAGAAATGCTGACGGAGCGGGCGTTCGTGATGTTCGATATGCCGGGCACAGGTGAAAGCCCGGATCCGGTGATGCCGTACAATCCGTTCACGATGTGCTGGACTGCTACGCAAATTCTCGACCAGCTGGGCGTCGGCACTGTCGACGTCATGGGAGTGAGCTGGGGCGGCGCGATGGCGCAGCATTTCGCCTTGCAGCATCCAAGGCGTACCCGCCGCGTGGTGCTCGCCGCGACCACTGCAGGCATGTTGATGGTCCCAGGAAATCCGGCTGCCCTTTCGAAAATGGCTGACCCGCGCCGCTATATCGATGCGAAATTCATGAACGAGCATTTCGCCACGCTCTATGGCGGCGTCGATCAGGATGGTTCAGCACACCAAAAAGACAGCCATATCGGCCGCCTCAAACCCCCTTCCCCTCGCGGTTATGTCTACCAGCTCCTCGCGATGCTCGGTTGGACCAGCCTGCCTGCGTTGCCATTCCTGAATAAGGAAGTGCTGATCATGATGGGAGACGATGACCAGATCGTACCGCTCATCAACGGCCGTATCCTGGCTTCGGTCATTCGCAACGCGCGTCTCGAAGTCATGAAAGGCGGAGGCCATCTGTTTCTCCTCACCCATGCCGACGAGAGCGTAGACGCCCTCCGCACGTTCTTGGATGGACCAGACACAGAAAGCGAAACGCGACGGGCCGCCTGA
- a CDS encoding MFS transporter, with amino-acid sequence METAQADPNFRPLAARPHSGEGGALGKTGFAWAVFEWARNPYYLLIVIYIFAPYFARDIIGADLIASGELGHLGQDEARNAANAQGQATIASVTKWAGIIAALTAPFLGAALDRGGRLKPLLAIFLVSITTCSALLWFAQPGGQGLPASAVMALLVIAYVSFTYSEVTHNSMLSVAGTKDRLSMISGLGLGLGNLAATLIFLALVLLFVLPEMIGWPFAEPQFGIDTSEFEHVRIAGPICAVWLAAFSIPFFLHANDPGIPGASWRRAVVDGARSVVKTLREAAQYRELMKYLLARMFYADGMAALLALGAVYVALFLEWGFLEMLCYAIFASAWAFLGGIFGGWLDHKVGVKNALIIEIVGMVAAMLVQWSLTQESLFFGMIDNFQVWDGLVFQTLSDLTYLGLISVVAVTVTASISSSRTMLVTLAPPGRSGEFFGLFAIAGTITVWMGPLLVQYFTLWFNDQRIGMASITILFAIGFGFLLSVRMPAEAR; translated from the coding sequence ATGGAAACCGCTCAAGCCGACCCGAATTTCCGCCCTCTCGCCGCCCGACCCCACTCGGGTGAAGGCGGTGCGTTGGGCAAAACCGGCTTTGCATGGGCTGTCTTCGAGTGGGCTCGTAATCCCTATTACCTGTTGATCGTCATCTACATTTTCGCGCCCTATTTCGCGCGCGACATCATCGGGGCGGATCTCATTGCAAGCGGTGAACTTGGCCATCTTGGTCAGGACGAAGCGCGCAACGCCGCAAACGCCCAAGGGCAGGCGACAATCGCATCGGTCACGAAGTGGGCCGGGATTATCGCGGCACTGACCGCACCCTTTCTCGGGGCCGCACTCGACCGGGGCGGACGGCTTAAACCGCTACTGGCTATTTTCCTGGTGTCGATCACTACTTGCTCGGCGCTTCTTTGGTTTGCCCAGCCCGGGGGCCAAGGCTTGCCGGCGAGCGCCGTCATGGCGCTGCTGGTGATTGCCTATGTCAGTTTTACCTATTCCGAGGTCACACATAACTCGATGTTGAGCGTGGCCGGCACCAAAGACCGCCTCTCCATGATTTCAGGCCTCGGGCTGGGCCTTGGCAATCTGGCTGCCACGCTGATCTTCCTCGCGCTGGTGTTGTTGTTCGTTTTGCCTGAGATGATCGGTTGGCCATTTGCCGAACCTCAATTTGGCATCGACACCTCCGAGTTTGAGCATGTCAGGATAGCTGGTCCGATCTGCGCGGTATGGCTGGCGGCATTCTCCATTCCGTTTTTCCTGCACGCCAACGATCCTGGCATACCAGGCGCCAGTTGGAGACGGGCTGTAGTTGACGGTGCGCGAAGTGTCGTAAAGACCCTGCGCGAGGCGGCTCAATACCGCGAACTCATGAAATATCTGCTCGCCCGAATGTTCTATGCCGACGGGATGGCAGCCCTACTCGCACTGGGCGCAGTCTATGTCGCGCTGTTCCTCGAGTGGGGTTTCCTAGAAATGCTCTGCTACGCGATATTTGCCAGCGCATGGGCGTTTCTGGGCGGTATTTTCGGCGGCTGGCTCGATCACAAGGTCGGCGTGAAAAACGCCCTGATCATTGAAATTGTCGGCATGGTAGCCGCCATGCTCGTGCAATGGAGCCTGACACAGGAAAGCCTGTTCTTCGGCATGATAGATAACTTTCAAGTGTGGGACGGACTGGTGTTCCAGACCTTGTCGGACCTGACTTACCTTGGCCTGATCAGCGTCGTGGCCGTCACTGTGACGGCAAGCATATCCTCCAGCAGAACCATGCTGGTCACCCTCGCACCGCCGGGGCGCAGCGGCGAGTTCTTTGGTCTGTTTGCCATTGCCGGAACGATCACGGTCTGGATGGGGCCGCTACTGGTCCAGTATTTCACCCTGTGGTTCAATGACCAGCGGATCGGGATGGCTTCGATCACAATCCTGTTCGCGATCGGATTCGGCTTCCTCTTATCCGTCCGAATGCCTGCCGAGGCACGATAA
- a CDS encoding EAL domain-containing protein — protein sequence MGAMPFSNLFSSRKDAGGLSGLTNFGAEDKLRIVDEIEQSGALGFWATDKQGNIAYLSPPIALRLGIAMDEVIGTAFQKILIPIEGEADGRSLGLKLNTRKSFSNLSVQAKDPRNDAVLSLSGRALYDEQTEFTGFRGSVVDITDDFRAEEEANRLAKFDSLTGLANRHRMEQRIDSTLHTFCAAKRSAALMMLDLDRFKQVNDTLGHAAGDQLLQQVADRLGSAVAGRGEIGRLGGDEFQVLIPDLDDRGELGEIAKKIIQMLSQPYSVEEGRCTIGCSVGIAIAPYDGVQRDELTRAADLALYASKNGGRGQFRFYGADLEHEANLRKRMEEDLAAAIEAGDFALEYQPIVELGSNKVVGLEAKYSWQDEDRGRVSPDTFLPIAEGSRLIIPIGEWALRKACEDAVQWHDSLRLSLNISPVQFEANGFSEMVEKILGETGLDPSRLEIELNESVLLGDASKVDVTLSHLFKLGVRLTLDQFGTGKSSLAYLRRAPFNTLKIGANFFEPVMGNDLGDMELVRAVVALAHALGMETAASGVHAMPLMEELRHLKVNQVQGFVFSDAMPQERVLEEIANGDWILEPTDQGNQRANRRTVFRRIGLIHEDHYYDVTLRNLSRSGAMIEGIEDVPVGTMFVLDFGGGQLAVCTVRRTMGDTQGLEFEQELVDDGAGGLCTRHRVSPYELAAAGAPLEALPAGKHAMANAQSGAPASYAKFKLSKNAPGQN from the coding sequence ATGGGGGCCATGCCCTTTTCGAACCTGTTTTCATCGCGCAAGGACGCTGGCGGTCTCTCGGGACTGACCAATTTCGGCGCTGAAGACAAGCTGCGCATCGTCGACGAGATCGAGCAGAGCGGAGCGCTGGGTTTCTGGGCGACCGATAAACAGGGCAATATCGCTTACCTGTCGCCTCCGATCGCACTTCGGTTGGGCATTGCGATGGACGAGGTAATAGGCACCGCTTTTCAAAAAATACTGATCCCGATAGAGGGCGAAGCAGACGGGCGCTCGCTCGGCCTGAAGCTGAACACTCGCAAATCTTTTTCGAATCTGTCGGTTCAGGCAAAAGACCCGCGTAACGATGCCGTGCTCAGCCTGTCGGGCAGGGCGCTCTATGACGAGCAGACCGAGTTCACTGGCTTTCGTGGCAGTGTTGTCGATATCACCGACGACTTCCGCGCAGAGGAAGAAGCAAACCGGCTCGCCAAGTTCGATTCCTTGACAGGCCTCGCCAATCGCCACCGCATGGAACAGCGCATCGATTCCACGCTCCATACGTTCTGCGCTGCAAAGCGCTCTGCTGCATTGATGATGCTCGACCTCGACCGCTTCAAGCAGGTGAACGATACCTTGGGCCACGCCGCCGGTGACCAGCTGCTGCAGCAGGTTGCGGACCGTCTTGGTAGCGCGGTCGCGGGACGCGGTGAAATCGGCCGGCTAGGCGGCGACGAATTCCAGGTCCTCATTCCCGACCTCGACGATCGCGGCGAACTCGGCGAGATTGCCAAGAAGATCATCCAGATGTTGTCGCAGCCCTACTCGGTTGAAGAAGGTCGCTGCACGATCGGTTGTTCTGTCGGCATTGCAATCGCACCTTATGATGGCGTGCAGCGTGACGAACTGACCCGTGCCGCCGACCTTGCGCTTTATGCATCGAAGAATGGTGGCCGCGGCCAGTTTCGTTTCTACGGCGCTGATCTCGAACACGAAGCGAACCTGCGCAAGCGGATGGAAGAAGATCTCGCCGCTGCCATCGAGGCGGGCGACTTCGCTCTTGAATACCAGCCAATCGTAGAACTTGGCAGCAACAAGGTGGTTGGCCTGGAAGCAAAGTATTCCTGGCAAGATGAAGATCGTGGCCGCGTGTCGCCCGATACCTTCCTGCCCATTGCTGAAGGCAGCCGCTTGATCATTCCCATCGGCGAATGGGCTTTGCGCAAAGCATGTGAAGACGCGGTTCAATGGCACGATTCGCTGCGGCTTTCGCTCAACATTTCTCCGGTCCAATTCGAAGCCAACGGGTTTTCCGAGATGGTGGAGAAAATTCTCGGAGAGACCGGTCTGGACCCATCCCGGCTCGAGATAGAACTCAATGAATCCGTTCTCTTGGGCGACGCGTCCAAGGTGGATGTAACGCTGAGCCACCTGTTCAAGCTGGGCGTCCGACTGACTCTGGATCAATTCGGAACAGGAAAATCTTCGCTCGCGTATTTGCGCCGAGCGCCGTTCAACACCCTCAAAATTGGCGCGAATTTCTTTGAGCCGGTCATGGGCAACGACCTCGGCGACATGGAACTGGTCCGCGCGGTAGTCGCGCTCGCCCATGCTCTTGGCATGGAAACAGCGGCTTCTGGCGTGCACGCCATGCCGCTGATGGAAGAGCTGCGTCATCTCAAGGTGAACCAGGTACAGGGCTTCGTTTTCTCGGATGCGATGCCGCAGGAAAGGGTCCTGGAGGAAATCGCCAATGGTGACTGGATCCTCGAGCCTACCGATCAGGGCAATCAGCGCGCCAACCGCCGCACGGTATTCCGCCGCATCGGATTGATCCACGAAGATCACTACTACGATGTCACGCTTCGCAACCTGTCCCGTTCGGGGGCGATGATCGAGGGCATCGAGGACGTGCCGGTCGGAACAATGTTCGTCCTCGATTTTGGCGGCGGACAATTGGCGGTTTGCACGGTTCGCCGCACGATGGGCGACACCCAAGGCCTTGAATTCGAACAGGAGCTTGTGGACGATGGGGCAGGGGGCCTTTGCACCCGCCACCGCGTCAGCCCCTACGAACTCGCAGCTGCCGGTGCGCCGCTGGAAGCCTTGCCGGCGGGCAAACATGCGATGGCAAATGCACAGTCCGGAGCGCCTGCAAGCTACGCCAAGTTCAAGCTTTCCAAGAACGCGCCGGGGCAGAACTAA
- a CDS encoding PHA/PHB synthase family protein, which translates to MAQLEDEAAQSTSALGPLIGLTREDIFGAVAVMLRETASDPKRLMQHSQAVGQDMIKIMTGKSDITPDPKDKRFKDPAWQYNPFMRAGMQYYLAVQKGASRWLEDLELDELEKDRARFISNIIIDGLAPTNTLIGNPTAQKMAIDSGGLSLIKGLKNAYEDMVHNKGMVSQVDKKPFKLGENIATSKGSVVLRTEMMELVQYAPTTDEVYEIPQLTIPPQINKMYINDLTPEKSVVKYQLDNGIQTFVISWKNPTKEQGHWDMADYVHSCREAMEAVSKITGSKKVNVSAGCSGGQTASMLASKMASDKDDLLGALTLMVCVLHPKQNDIEAGSLVSENGLSLAKRRAAKKGVIKGDDLARGFAWLRPNDLIWNYVINNYLLGQDPPAFDVLFWNADATNLSASLMGDFLTVFETLAFTKKGEVEMVDHKIDLSKVTSDLFILGGVTDHITPWKATYRSTRLFGSKNVTYVLSHSGHMQAILNPPGNPKARYYIQKDDKKKLPETADEWLKGTEEVSGSWWPYWMEWVQARGGKKKKAPAKLGNKDYKPLDPAPGLYVMEEC; encoded by the coding sequence ATGGCACAGCTCGAAGACGAAGCCGCACAATCCACCAGCGCACTCGGCCCGCTCATTGGTCTCACGCGCGAGGATATTTTCGGTGCGGTTGCCGTCATGCTGCGCGAGACGGCATCAGACCCCAAGCGACTGATGCAGCATAGCCAAGCAGTGGGTCAGGACATGATCAAGATCATGACCGGCAAGAGCGATATCACTCCCGATCCCAAGGACAAACGGTTCAAGGATCCGGCATGGCAGTACAATCCGTTCATGCGCGCCGGGATGCAGTACTATCTTGCGGTCCAGAAAGGCGCTTCGCGCTGGCTGGAAGACCTGGAGCTGGACGAGCTTGAGAAGGATCGCGCGCGGTTCATCTCCAACATCATCATCGATGGTTTGGCGCCAACAAATACGCTGATTGGCAATCCCACCGCGCAGAAGATGGCAATCGATTCCGGCGGCCTGAGCCTGATCAAGGGCCTCAAGAACGCCTATGAAGACATGGTCCATAACAAGGGCATGGTGAGTCAGGTCGACAAGAAGCCATTCAAACTCGGCGAGAATATCGCCACGTCGAAGGGCTCGGTCGTTTTGCGGACCGAAATGATGGAATTGGTGCAATACGCCCCGACGACTGACGAAGTGTACGAGATCCCGCAGCTCACCATCCCCCCGCAGATCAACAAGATGTATATCAATGACCTCACGCCTGAAAAATCGGTGGTGAAGTACCAGCTGGATAACGGAATCCAGACTTTCGTGATCAGCTGGAAGAACCCGACCAAGGAACAGGGCCACTGGGATATGGCCGACTATGTGCATTCCTGCCGCGAGGCCATGGAGGCGGTCAGCAAGATCACCGGTTCCAAAAAGGTCAATGTATCGGCCGGTTGCTCGGGCGGGCAGACCGCATCCATGCTCGCCAGCAAAATGGCGTCGGACAAGGACGATCTGCTCGGCGCGTTGACCTTGATGGTTTGTGTGCTGCACCCGAAGCAGAATGATATCGAAGCCGGTTCGCTGGTGAGCGAAAACGGACTTTCGCTCGCCAAGCGCAGGGCTGCGAAAAAAGGTGTCATCAAGGGCGATGACCTGGCGCGCGGCTTCGCCTGGCTGCGTCCGAATGATCTGATCTGGAACTACGTCATCAATAACTACCTGCTTGGTCAGGATCCGCCCGCTTTTGACGTCCTGTTCTGGAATGCCGATGCGACCAACCTGTCAGCTTCGCTGATGGGCGATTTCCTGACCGTTTTCGAAACGCTTGCCTTCACCAAGAAGGGTGAGGTCGAGATGGTCGACCACAAGATCGACCTTTCAAAGGTCACCAGCGACCTGTTTATCCTTGGCGGCGTCACCGATCACATCACTCCATGGAAGGCGACATATCGCTCTACCCGCCTGTTTGGCTCCAAGAATGTGACCTACGTTTTGTCACATTCGGGCCACATGCAGGCCATTTTGAACCCCCCGGGCAACCCAAAAGCCCGGTATTACATCCAGAAAGATGACAAAAAGAAGCTGCCGGAAACCGCTGACGAGTGGCTCAAGGGAACTGAAGAAGTTTCAGGCTCTTGGTGGCCATATTGGATGGAATGGGTGCAGGCGCGCGGCGGCAAGAAGAAGAAAGCTCCCGCAAAACTGGGGAACAAAGACTATAAACCGCTGGACCCCGCCCCCGGTCTCTACGTTATGGAGGAGTGCTGA
- a CDS encoding FAD-dependent oxidoreductase, with protein sequence MRHIAIIGSGPAGYYTAEAAGKQWGEDARVDVFDKLPVPYGLIRTGVAPDHQSIKGVARRYEKTALSDNVRFVGNVDVGKDVTVAELQELYDAVIFATGAPEDRTLGIEGENLPNVLGSAAFVGWYNGHPEFANIDPDLQGRNAVVIGMGNVALDVARILSKTEDELAGSDIVEHALSALRGSKLDTITIVGRRGPHQIMMTPKELGELMHLERASPRVDKSDLPPVDDDAILEPGQRKSVGLLRDFAAIPENIHGEKAIGIEIDFFANPTRFIEEDGKLRAVEVERTKIEKGRAIGTGETYEIPATLVVTCIGYRSSPVEGVPFDERQGRFANDDGRILPGLYCVGWAKRGPTGTIGTNRPDGYGVIEKVAQDIGQGSRKKGRDGFDELAAKRHLDIVTFRDWQKIDEAEAAAAREGAPREKFVDIASMIAARQ encoded by the coding sequence ATGCGTCATATCGCGATTATCGGGTCTGGACCTGCAGGCTATTACACTGCCGAAGCGGCCGGAAAACAATGGGGCGAGGATGCCCGTGTTGACGTGTTCGACAAGCTTCCCGTTCCATATGGCCTGATCAGAACAGGTGTCGCACCGGATCATCAGTCTATCAAAGGTGTCGCCCGACGATATGAGAAGACTGCGCTTAGCGACAACGTTCGGTTTGTCGGCAATGTCGATGTTGGCAAAGACGTGACAGTCGCGGAATTGCAGGAGCTCTACGACGCTGTCATTTTCGCCACCGGTGCCCCGGAGGACCGGACGCTGGGTATCGAGGGTGAGAACCTGCCCAATGTTCTGGGCAGCGCCGCATTCGTGGGTTGGTACAATGGCCACCCCGAGTTCGCGAATATCGATCCCGACCTCCAGGGACGCAACGCGGTTGTTATCGGAATGGGCAATGTTGCACTCGATGTCGCCCGCATTCTTTCGAAAACAGAGGATGAGCTCGCCGGGTCCGACATCGTCGAACACGCATTGTCTGCCTTGCGAGGCTCCAAGCTCGACACGATCACGATCGTGGGCCGGCGTGGACCGCACCAGATCATGATGACGCCCAAGGAACTGGGCGAGCTCATGCATCTGGAACGGGCAAGCCCCCGGGTAGACAAATCCGATCTGCCGCCGGTCGATGATGATGCGATCCTCGAGCCCGGCCAGCGAAAATCGGTCGGTCTCCTGCGTGACTTTGCTGCCATTCCCGAGAATATCCACGGCGAGAAAGCCATCGGGATCGAGATCGATTTTTTCGCCAACCCCACGCGGTTCATCGAGGAAGATGGAAAATTGCGCGCCGTCGAAGTCGAACGAACCAAAATCGAAAAAGGCCGCGCCATCGGCACTGGCGAGACCTACGAGATTCCAGCGACCCTCGTGGTCACCTGCATCGGATACCGCTCCTCACCGGTCGAAGGCGTCCCTTTTGACGAACGCCAAGGCCGCTTCGCCAATGACGATGGACGCATTCTCCCCGGACTGTACTGTGTCGGCTGGGCCAAGCGTGGCCCGACTGGCACCATTGGCACCAATCGCCCCGATGGATACGGCGTTATCGAAAAGGTCGCGCAAGACATTGGACAAGGGTCACGCAAGAAAGGCCGCGACGGCTTTGATGAGCTTGCCGCGAAACGCCATCTCGACATCGTGACTTTCCGCGACTGGCAAAAGATTGATGAAGCCGAGGCGGCAGCGGCAAGAGAGGGCGCACCGCGAGAAAAATTCGTCGATATTGCAAGCATGATTGCGGCCCGACAATAG
- a CDS encoding EAL domain-containing protein has protein sequence MSGFFTKRSKGKSGARKRGSPPKSANDVATPRSVSRLELLDSFENAGLGWFWASDEANRIIYLSPAALEKLGLTEAEVFGQQLADFFLQDEEHIREGRPLKFVLSARNSITHHPVSIANGGNDPQFYWELTGIPQYDEERNFTGYRGSAKDITSTRASQLDAERMAQYDSLTGLANRHRMSKRLASTLKAFHASQRSCALFMLDLDRFKQVNDTHGHPAGDDLLKQVANRIERIVGNKGEIGRLGGDEFQIMLQDIDDRAELGELADRLIKMISQPYQVNDARVTIGTSVGIAVSPFDGVEPEELIKAADLALYGAKNKGKGCYRFYNVDMRDGAQTRNQIETDLRRAMEEGELRMYYQPIVSAKDHNLKCLEALIRWEHPERGFIPPSQFIPVAEEIGMIIELGDWALREVCREASTWPFELRVAVNVSAIQFAHDDFPRRVKEALQDTGMPAARLELEITESVFVGDAARTQQIFEELKRIGVRLALDDFGTGYSSLSYLQKAPFDKIKIDRAFVQGATEKGNNNPAIMSAIVSLAESLKMETVAEGVETKDELNLVKERGASHIQGFIFSPAIPHDELLERLETKQLTYEARGPERFRAERKSVYRRVGMIHEDHRYHVVMRDLSKTGARVEGLLNVPIGTNVVLDLGGGQLAVATVRRSDEFTQGLEFEMPLISDGSDGLCTRHRVSPYEIASASNAPLASLPEDPYAILMAENAANGTRKQFMEVDISKNSHRRKAG, from the coding sequence ATGAGTGGATTCTTCACCAAGCGGTCAAAAGGCAAATCTGGAGCCCGGAAGAGGGGCTCACCGCCGAAATCGGCGAATGATGTCGCTACGCCGCGGTCTGTTTCGCGCCTTGAATTGCTCGACAGCTTCGAGAACGCCGGTCTGGGTTGGTTTTGGGCGAGCGACGAAGCAAACCGTATTATCTACCTGTCTCCTGCTGCTTTGGAAAAGCTGGGTCTCACCGAAGCCGAAGTCTTCGGACAGCAGCTCGCGGATTTTTTCCTGCAAGACGAAGAGCATATTCGCGAGGGGCGTCCGCTCAAATTTGTCCTGAGTGCGCGCAACTCGATCACCCATCATCCCGTGAGTATCGCCAATGGCGGCAATGATCCGCAGTTCTACTGGGAACTGACGGGCATTCCGCAGTATGATGAAGAGAGAAATTTCACAGGTTATCGCGGCAGCGCGAAGGACATAACGTCCACGCGCGCATCCCAGCTAGATGCGGAACGGATGGCCCAGTACGATTCGCTGACCGGGTTGGCAAACCGTCACCGGATGTCCAAGCGGCTGGCATCTACGCTCAAAGCCTTTCACGCATCGCAGAGAAGCTGTGCGTTGTTCATGCTGGATCTGGATCGCTTCAAGCAGGTGAACGACACGCACGGTCACCCTGCCGGCGACGACTTGCTGAAGCAGGTTGCAAACCGGATCGAACGCATTGTCGGCAACAAGGGCGAAATCGGCCGCTTGGGCGGCGATGAATTCCAGATCATGCTGCAGGATATCGACGACCGCGCCGAACTGGGCGAACTCGCTGATCGCCTTATCAAGATGATTTCGCAGCCATATCAGGTGAACGATGCCCGGGTAACCATCGGAACGTCGGTAGGTATTGCGGTCTCGCCCTTTGACGGGGTCGAACCTGAAGAACTGATCAAGGCTGCTGACCTTGCGCTGTATGGGGCGAAGAACAAGGGCAAGGGCTGCTACCGCTTCTACAACGTGGACATGCGTGACGGGGCACAAACCCGCAATCAGATCGAGACGGATCTGCGCAGGGCGATGGAAGAGGGCGAATTGCGCATGTACTATCAGCCGATAGTCAGCGCCAAGGATCATAATCTCAAATGCCTCGAGGCATTGATCCGGTGGGAACACCCGGAGCGAGGCTTCATTCCCCCGTCGCAGTTCATACCGGTCGCCGAAGAGATCGGCATGATTATCGAACTAGGTGATTGGGCGCTGCGCGAGGTTTGCCGCGAAGCATCGACCTGGCCCTTTGAACTCCGCGTGGCTGTCAACGTTTCGGCCATCCAGTTCGCGCACGACGACTTTCCGCGGAGGGTCAAGGAAGCGCTGCAGGATACTGGCATGCCAGCGGCCCGGCTCGAGCTCGAGATTACCGAAAGCGTTTTCGTCGGCGATGCAGCGCGAACCCAGCAGATATTCGAAGAACTCAAACGGATTGGCGTCCGGCTGGCACTGGACGATTTCGGTACCGGATACTCTTCGCTGAGCTACCTCCAGAAAGCGCCGTTCGACAAGATCAAGATCGACCGTGCATTCGTCCAGGGCGCGACTGAAAAGGGCAACAACAACCCTGCGATTATGTCGGCAATCGTCAGCCTCGCGGAATCGCTGAAGATGGAAACGGTCGCTGAAGGTGTCGAAACGAAAGACGAATTGAACCTGGTGAAGGAGCGGGGCGCGAGCCACATCCAGGGGTTCATATTCTCGCCGGCAATTCCTCACGATGAGCTGCTCGAACGGCTTGAGACCAAGCAGTTGACTTATGAAGCTCGCGGACCCGAGCGCTTCCGTGCCGAACGCAAGAGCGTTTATCGCCGGGTGGGTATGATCCATGAAGATCATCGCTACCATGTAGTGATGCGCGACCTTTCCAAGACGGGCGCACGGGTGGAAGGCCTCCTCAATGTGCCGATCGGAACCAACGTGGTATTAGATCTCGGTGGCGGTCAGCTCGCTGTTGCGACTGTGAGGCGTTCCGACGAGTTCACCCAGGGGCTCGAATTCGAAATGCCGCTGATAAGTGACGGCTCCGATGGCCTGTGCACCAGGCACCGCGTGTCCCCGTACGAAATTGCGTCAGCGTCTAACGCGCCTCTCGCGAGCCTTCCCGAAGATCCGTACGCAATCCTGATGGCAGAAAACGCGGCCAACGGCACGCGGAAGCAGTTCATGGAAGTCGATATCAGCAAAAATTCGCATCGCAGAAAAGCTGGATAA